The Mastomys coucha isolate ucsf_1 unplaced genomic scaffold, UCSF_Mcou_1 pScaffold13, whole genome shotgun sequence genome has a window encoding:
- the LOC116087208 gene encoding interferon-inducible GTPase 1-like, with protein MGQRFSNTPNDEDNGNLLSSFTTYFRNYKPETKIISEENTLSIELCLKKGDLQGANSVISDALKVIDNATINIAVTGESGSGKSSLINALREVKPEEESAAEVGVTETTREIKPYEHPKVKNLILWDLPGIGTPDFQPKNYLQKVEFKKYDFFIIVSSTRFTQHEIDLAKAIKVMKKNYYFVRAKVDSDLRNEKRSHPHTFDRENILNKIRNYCLDNIRKWNIDEPQVFLISNHNLSDYDFPVLMDTLIKDLPAEKRHNFLLSLPNITEAAIQKKYSSTKQFIWLNAMKDGLLATVPVVGILHDLDMEKLKKRLNFYQDLFGVDDESLTFMAKDAQVPVEQLKEKLKSPHLLEFKKEETLGELLLKCLEKFASANGGLLATGLYFRKTYYLELHFLDTVAEDAKVLLREAYSKKIAQTQFAHSYQQSQDQQVYTRES; from the coding sequence ATGGGTCAGCGCTTCTCTAATACACCTAATGATGAAGACAATGGAAATTTGCTGTCCAGCTTCACTACATATTTTAGGAACTATAAGCCAGAAACCAAAATCATTTCTGAGGAAAACACCCTTTCAATAGAGTTATGCCTCAAAAAGGGGGATCTTCAGGGGGCAAACTCTGTAATCAGTGATGCATTAAAAGTTATTGATAATGCCACAATAAATATTGCTGTGACAGGAGAGTCTGGATCAGGGAAGTCCAGCCTCATCAATGCCCTGAGGGAGGTTAAACCGGAAGAGGAAAGTGCAGCTGAAGTAGGGGTAACAGAGACAACCAGGGAGATAAAGCCATACGAACACCCCAAAGTCAAAAATTTGATTTTATGGGACCTGCCTGGTATTGGAACCcctgactttcaaccaaaaaatTATCTACAAAAAGTAGAGTTCAAAAAGTATGATTTCTTCATTATTGTTTCTTCTACACGATTTACACAACACGAAATAGACCTCGCCAAAGCAATCAAAGTTATGAAAAAGAATTACTACTTCGTGAGAGCGAAGGTGGACTCTGatctaagaaatgaaaagagaagtcaTCCACATACCTTTGACAGAGAAAACATCCTGAATAAAATCCGAAATTACTGTCTGGATAACATTAGGAAGTGGAATATCGATGAACCTCAGGTTTTCTTGATATCGAACCACAATTTATCTGACTATGATTTCCCAGTCCTGATGGACACCCTGATTAAGGACCTTCCTGCTGAAAAGCGCCACAACTTCCTGCTTTCCTTGCCTAATATTACTGAGGCAGCCATTCAAAAAAAATATAGCTCTACTAAGCAGTTTATCTGGTTGAATGCCATGAAGGATGGACTTTTGGCGACTGTTCCCGTAGTGGGCATTTTACATGACTTGGATATGGAGAAGCTCAAGAAGCGTTTAAACTTCTACCAAGACCTTTTTGGAGTAGACGACGAATCCCTCACATTCATGGCTAAGGATGCCCAAGTGCCTGTTgaacaactgaaagaaaaacttaaatctcctcatttgttggaatttaagaaaGAGGAAACATTAGGAGAATTGCTATTGAAGTGTTTGGAGAAATTTGCCTCTGCTAATGGTGGGCTCCTAGCAACAGGTCTTTACTTCAGAAAAACCTATTACTTAGAACTTCATTTTCTTGATACAGTGGCTGAAGATGCCAAAGTTCTCCTTAGAGAAGCATATTCAAAAAAAATAGCTCAAACTCAATTTGCCCACAGCTACCAACAATCACAAGACCAACAGGTTTATACCAGGGAATCCTAG